The following proteins come from a genomic window of Kitasatospora sp. NBC_01246:
- a CDS encoding protein-tyrosine phosphatase family protein, whose amino-acid sequence MTVSATWDPTAAGVLRLPSGRLVRGRGLRRPLPPGPQPAFGLYLLGHRPPAVPWASRWLRWPDFRLPADRAEATAALREAWERAASERVELACAGGLGRTGTALACLAVLDGVPAGGAVAFVREHYDRRAVETPWQRRFVTRFH is encoded by the coding sequence ATGACCGTCTCCGCCACCTGGGACCCCACCGCCGCCGGGGTGCTGCGCCTGCCGTCCGGCCGACTCGTCCGGGGGCGCGGTCTGCGGCGGCCGCTGCCGCCCGGGCCGCAACCCGCGTTCGGCCTCTACCTGCTGGGGCACCGGCCGCCGGCCGTCCCCTGGGCGAGCCGCTGGCTCCGCTGGCCGGACTTCCGGCTGCCCGCCGACCGGGCCGAGGCGACGGCCGCCCTCCGGGAGGCCTGGGAGCGGGCGGCGTCCGAGCGGGTCGAGCTGGCCTGCGCCGGCGGGCTCGGCCGGACGGGGACCGCGCTGGCCTGCCTGGCCGTGCTGGACGGCGTCCCGGCCGGCGGGGCGGTCGCCTTCGTGCGGGAGCACTACGACCGGCGCGCCGTCGAGACCCCCTGGCAGCGCCGGTTCGTGACGCGGTTCCACTGA
- a CDS encoding SDR family NAD(P)-dependent oxidoreductase, which translates to MADAIESPGAGRLAGKSCVVTGAASGIGRAVAERFAREGARVVATDLDAEGLRRLADELPRAVSTVVGDVSREDDARRMITAAVERHGRIDVLVANAGVLPLSEITEADAEEWDRVMAVDGRGMFLTCKYAIEAMAGPGGAGGAIVCLSSISGEAGQRGQAVYGPAKFVASGLTKHLAVEWADRGIRVNAVAPGTITTERVRRLQDEPGGPDYLTAIEKLHPMGRLGTPAEVAAAVLFLASDDASFITGAVLPVDGGYLAQ; encoded by the coding sequence ATGGCTGATGCGATCGAATCCCCGGGCGCGGGGCGGCTGGCGGGCAAGTCGTGCGTGGTGACGGGTGCGGCGAGCGGGATCGGCCGTGCGGTGGCCGAACGCTTCGCCCGGGAGGGCGCGCGGGTGGTCGCGACGGACCTCGACGCCGAGGGGCTGCGGCGGCTGGCGGACGAGCTGCCGCGGGCGGTCAGTACGGTGGTCGGCGACGTCTCCCGCGAGGACGACGCCCGCCGGATGATCACCGCCGCCGTCGAGCGGCACGGCCGGATCGACGTCCTGGTCGCCAACGCGGGGGTGCTCCCGCTGTCGGAGATCACCGAGGCCGACGCCGAGGAGTGGGACCGGGTGATGGCCGTCGACGGCCGGGGGATGTTCCTCACCTGCAAGTACGCGATCGAGGCGATGGCCGGGCCCGGCGGCGCCGGCGGTGCGATCGTCTGCCTCTCCTCGATCTCCGGCGAGGCCGGCCAGCGCGGCCAGGCCGTCTACGGGCCCGCCAAGTTCGTGGCGTCCGGCCTGACCAAGCACCTGGCCGTCGAGTGGGCCGACCGCGGCATCCGGGTCAACGCCGTCGCTCCCGGCACCATCACCACCGAGCGCGTCCGCCGCCTCCAGGACGAGCCGGGCGGCCCCGACTACCTGACGGCGATCGAGAAGCTGCACCCGATGGGCCGGCTCGGCACCCCCGCCGAGGTGGCGGCGGCGGTCCTCTTCCTGGCCTCCGACGACGCCTCCTTCATCACCGGCGCGGTCCTCCCGGTGGACGGCGGGTACCTGGCGCAGTAG
- a CDS encoding ABC transporter ATP-binding protein, whose protein sequence is MSPPGSGRARLTARGVIRRYGGIEAVAGVDLTAPPGRITALIGPNGAGKSTLFDCLAGTVRPDAGRVLLGGRDVTRLPAYARVRLGLARTFQQIAVFPTLSVADNVRIGPEQRHRRRPDARAVDTATARALALFGLQDLAAEPAGAQPTGVLRLVELARALAGDPQVLLLDEPAAGLDTTQTARLAAVLRGLADRGMALLLVEHDPDLVGELADTVYAMAGGRVVACGPAAAVLADARVARAWGGAAPGAGVGAP, encoded by the coding sequence GTGAGCCCGCCGGGCAGTGGCCGGGCCCGGCTGACGGCTCGGGGTGTGATCCGCCGGTACGGCGGCATCGAGGCCGTCGCCGGGGTCGACCTCACCGCGCCACCGGGGCGGATCACCGCACTGATCGGGCCGAACGGCGCCGGCAAGAGCACCCTGTTCGACTGCCTGGCCGGGACGGTCCGCCCGGACGCCGGCCGGGTACTGCTCGGCGGCCGGGACGTCACCCGGCTGCCCGCGTACGCCCGGGTGCGGCTCGGCCTGGCCCGGACCTTCCAGCAGATCGCCGTCTTCCCGACCCTCTCGGTGGCCGACAACGTCCGGATCGGCCCCGAGCAGCGGCACCGCCGCCGTCCGGACGCGCGTGCCGTCGACACGGCGACGGCACGCGCACTCGCCCTGTTCGGCCTCCAGGACCTCGCGGCGGAGCCGGCCGGTGCGCAGCCGACCGGGGTGCTGCGCCTGGTGGAGCTGGCCCGCGCGCTGGCGGGCGACCCGCAGGTGCTGCTGCTGGACGAGCCGGCGGCCGGCCTGGACACCACCCAGACCGCCCGGCTGGCGGCCGTCCTGCGTGGCCTGGCCGACCGGGGCATGGCGCTGCTGCTGGTCGAGCACGACCCCGACCTGGTCGGCGAGTTGGCCGACACCGTGTACGCGATGGCAGGCGGCCGGGTGGTGGCCTGCGGACCGGCGGCGGCCGTGCTCGCCGACGCCCGGGTGGCCCGGGCCTGGGGCGGGGCCGCGCCGGGGGCCGGGGTGGGCGCCCCGTGA
- a CDS encoding helix-turn-helix transcriptional regulator, which yields MANHGAGDGAGSAATGHARAGNAAQAPDGAGHPGHRQRGWERPEDVLAQVVAVLGAPRPQLLPRLSGVLADLVPHTALAQLSGVCTYSPALAHGPTELTGQITTRELARLAEAVAPGLPWQGEAVLAGRPRSAVAVSAAPPGSNGALLVLVRTGGERLPDQPLAVLQQLWELLVTHSHHRAVDAAPAYAATSRASAGARARAIAELSGAHASALSAILAPLRSAALDDATARRSATELAVGALLDLRAGADLDRELSEEPAATAFARLADEIRPLLRHSPVRLDLPAPAAGGRSLPAEIAHTARAAVRSAVLTMMEQDGLTRLHVSWQFVADVLRVVVRDDGPGLLGADTLAVHRTADRITAVGGRLAVDAVPGWGTTVTVDLPLSAPAATGGPDPLEGLQPRELEVLDQLARGRRNREIAGALLISESTVKFHVANILGKLGVTSRGEAAALAHRAGLPAPTGLYAAS from the coding sequence ATGGCGAACCACGGGGCAGGCGACGGGGCGGGAAGCGCGGCGACTGGGCACGCGAGGGCCGGGAACGCGGCGCAGGCCCCGGACGGAGCCGGGCACCCCGGGCACCGGCAGCGCGGCTGGGAGCGCCCCGAGGACGTGCTCGCCCAGGTGGTGGCGGTGCTGGGGGCGCCGAGGCCACAGCTCCTCCCGCGACTCTCCGGCGTCCTCGCCGATCTCGTCCCGCACACCGCCCTCGCCCAGCTGAGCGGCGTCTGCACCTACTCCCCCGCCCTCGCCCACGGTCCGACCGAGCTCACCGGGCAGATCACCACCCGGGAACTGGCCCGGCTGGCCGAGGCGGTGGCACCCGGTCTGCCCTGGCAGGGCGAGGCGGTCCTGGCGGGCCGGCCGCGGTCGGCCGTCGCGGTCTCCGCCGCCCCGCCCGGCAGCAACGGCGCCCTGCTGGTGCTGGTCCGGACGGGCGGCGAGCGGCTGCCCGACCAGCCGCTCGCCGTCCTGCAGCAGCTCTGGGAGCTGCTGGTCACCCACTCCCACCACCGGGCCGTCGACGCCGCCCCCGCGTACGCCGCCACGTCACGGGCCTCCGCCGGTGCCCGGGCCCGGGCCATCGCCGAGCTGAGCGGCGCGCACGCCTCGGCGCTCTCCGCGATCCTCGCGCCGCTGCGCTCCGCCGCCCTGGACGACGCCACCGCCCGCCGCAGCGCCACCGAGCTGGCCGTCGGCGCGCTGCTGGACCTGCGCGCGGGCGCCGACCTCGACCGGGAGCTGAGCGAGGAGCCCGCCGCCACCGCCTTCGCCCGGCTCGCGGACGAGATCCGCCCGCTGCTGCGGCACAGCCCCGTCCGGCTCGACCTGCCGGCCCCGGCGGCGGGCGGGCGCTCCCTCCCCGCCGAGATCGCGCACACCGCCCGGGCGGCCGTCCGGTCGGCCGTGCTCACCATGATGGAACAGGACGGTCTGACGCGCCTGCACGTGAGTTGGCAGTTCGTCGCGGACGTCCTGCGGGTCGTGGTGCGCGACGACGGCCCGGGCCTGCTCGGCGCCGACACCCTGGCCGTGCACCGGACGGCGGACCGGATCACCGCCGTGGGCGGCCGGCTCGCGGTGGACGCCGTTCCCGGCTGGGGCACCACCGTCACCGTCGACCTGCCGCTGAGCGCCCCGGCGGCGACCGGCGGGCCGGACCCCCTGGAGGGCTTGCAGCCCCGGGAGCTGGAGGTGCTCGACCAGCTCGCCCGGGGCCGGCGCAACCGGGAGATCGCCGGCGCCCTGCTGATCAGCGAGTCCACGGTGAAGTTCCACGTCGCCAACATCCTGGGCAAGCTGGGCGTGACCTCGCGCGGGGAGGCCGCCGCTCTGGCGCACCGCGCCGGTCTGCCCGCCCCGACCGGCCTGTACGCGGCCTCCTGA
- a CDS encoding ABC transporter ATP-binding protein, which yields MTVEAALHGARVRYGPLEALHGVDLAFPAGAVTVLLGRNGSGRTSVLHALAGLVRPAAGRVVWRGRDVTALGVHQRVRLGLTLVPAERAVFASLTVAEHLGLAGAPAEAVLALLPELTALLPRPAGTLSGGQQQLVALARALAGRPRLLLLDEPDRGLAPAVAARLHAHLLDTAAAEGRAVVLTARSLPRSLTGAAVVHVLHRGEVGFSGEPAELVGRPAGAW from the coding sequence ATGACCGTCGAAGCCGCACTCCACGGCGCCCGCGTCCGCTACGGACCGCTGGAGGCCCTGCACGGGGTGGACCTCGCCTTCCCCGCCGGTGCGGTCACCGTCCTGCTCGGCCGCAACGGGTCCGGGCGGACCAGCGTGCTGCACGCCCTGGCCGGGCTGGTCCGGCCCGCCGCCGGCCGGGTGGTCTGGCGCGGGCGGGACGTCACGGCGCTCGGTGTCCACCAGCGGGTCCGGCTGGGGCTGACGCTGGTACCGGCGGAGCGGGCGGTGTTCGCCTCGCTCACGGTGGCCGAGCACCTCGGCCTCGCCGGCGCCCCCGCCGAGGCCGTGCTCGCGCTCCTCCCCGAACTGACCGCCCTGCTGCCCCGGCCGGCCGGGACGCTCTCCGGCGGGCAGCAGCAACTGGTCGCCCTGGCACGTGCGTTGGCCGGCCGGCCGCGCCTGCTCCTGCTGGACGAGCCGGACCGGGGGCTGGCCCCGGCCGTGGCCGCACGCCTGCACGCGCACCTGCTCGACACGGCCGCCGCCGAGGGCCGGGCGGTCGTGCTGACCGCGCGGTCGCTCCCGCGCAGCCTCACCGGCGCGGCCGTCGTCCATGTGCTGCACCGGGGCGAGGTCGGCTTCTCCGGGGAGCCCGCCGAGCTCGTCGGCCGACCGGCCGGGGCATGGTGA
- a CDS encoding branched-chain amino acid ABC transporter permease, with the protein MPDTPPLDSLGLTVDLALAGLTVGSAAALSGIGLVVCHRATGVLNLAQGAQAMLIAYLLRDLVVVRHWPVWPALAFCLLLVAPALGVLLDILVYRPLQRRGAGTAETMVAGLGVFVLLIGVAVLVWGTAPLSGAPSPFGAEPIALPGGHTLRPDTVAQLAAVLVLALTVAATTRFTPFGLQVRAVVDDRRLARLAGVDADRVSAAGWAFGSFTAGLVGVALAPYLLLDPYGLPLLVMETMAVAVAARLRSIPVAVVTGLGLGIAQAELTRLRPSGQLLPLVQAVQANLFVVALLAAALLAGPRITGGAGDRAPLAVPGPAGGGRAARAVCLVLLLLPLGFRDNDLRSALLVPALALVLLSIVVVTGYGGQISLGQAGYAGLGALGTALLMSGRIPAVPPLPAVPALLFAVLATAPLGLLTGWPAIRRRGPALALVTFAVGTAMSRFVFQQPYATTGLTLDRPAFLAGDRAFYLAELVLLGLGLLVVRGLHRGRPGRALTAMRDHEPGAVAAGVNVPGLKLFAFVAGAALAALGGGLMGLAGRAFDPASFDPVRGLLWFAAVVVAGADSALGAVLAAALLIGLDAGTVAGVSAVAVGLLAAAIGRLPGGLAGAAARLSRRHPARPPATLPPGRLSATGRRIRTLITARQAAARGEEARP; encoded by the coding sequence GTGCCCGACACCCCTCCCCTCGACTCCCTCGGCCTGACCGTCGACCTCGCCCTGGCCGGTCTCACCGTCGGCAGCGCGGCCGCCCTCAGCGGCATCGGCCTGGTCGTCTGCCACCGCGCGACCGGGGTGCTCAACCTCGCCCAGGGTGCCCAGGCGATGCTCATCGCCTATCTGCTGCGCGACCTGGTGGTCGTCCGGCACTGGCCGGTCTGGCCGGCCCTCGCCTTCTGCCTGCTGCTCGTCGCCCCCGCGCTCGGCGTCCTGCTGGACATCCTGGTCTACCGGCCGCTGCAACGGCGCGGCGCCGGGACGGCCGAGACGATGGTGGCCGGTCTCGGCGTGTTCGTGCTGCTCATCGGGGTGGCGGTGCTGGTCTGGGGCACCGCCCCGCTGAGCGGCGCGCCGTCCCCGTTCGGCGCCGAGCCGATCGCCCTCCCCGGCGGGCACACCCTGCGCCCCGACACCGTGGCGCAGCTCGCCGCCGTCCTGGTGCTCGCCCTGACGGTGGCCGCCACCACCCGTTTCACCCCGTTCGGCCTCCAGGTGCGGGCCGTCGTCGACGACCGCCGGCTGGCCCGGCTGGCCGGGGTGGACGCGGACCGGGTCTCGGCGGCGGGCTGGGCGTTCGGCTCCTTCACCGCCGGGCTGGTCGGCGTCGCCCTCGCGCCGTACCTGCTGCTCGACCCGTACGGGCTGCCGCTGCTGGTGATGGAGACGATGGCGGTCGCGGTGGCGGCGCGGCTGCGCAGCATCCCGGTGGCGGTGGTGACCGGCCTCGGCCTCGGGATCGCGCAGGCCGAGCTGACCAGGCTCCGGCCGTCCGGCCAACTGCTGCCGCTGGTGCAGGCGGTGCAGGCCAACCTGTTCGTGGTCGCACTACTGGCCGCCGCGCTGCTGGCCGGGCCGCGGATCACCGGCGGCGCGGGCGACCGCGCCCCGCTCGCGGTGCCGGGACCGGCCGGCGGGGGCCGGGCGGCCCGGGCGGTCTGCCTGGTGCTGCTCCTGCTGCCGCTGGGCTTCCGTGACAACGACCTGCGCAGCGCGCTGCTGGTGCCCGCGCTCGCCCTGGTCCTGCTCTCGATCGTGGTGGTGACCGGGTACGGCGGGCAGATCTCGCTCGGCCAGGCCGGGTACGCCGGGCTCGGCGCGCTGGGCACCGCGCTGCTGATGTCCGGGCGGATCCCGGCCGTCCCGCCGCTGCCCGCCGTCCCCGCGCTGCTGTTCGCGGTGCTGGCCACCGCCCCGCTCGGACTGCTCACCGGCTGGCCGGCGATCCGGCGGCGCGGTCCGGCGCTGGCCCTGGTCACCTTCGCGGTCGGGACGGCGATGAGCCGCTTCGTCTTCCAGCAGCCGTACGCGACCACCGGGCTCACCCTGGACCGGCCCGCCTTCCTGGCCGGCGACCGCGCCTTCTACCTGGCCGAGCTGGTGCTGCTCGGGCTGGGCCTGCTGGTGGTACGGGGTCTGCACCGGGGCCGGCCGGGCCGGGCCCTGACCGCGATGCGCGACCACGAACCGGGCGCGGTCGCGGCAGGCGTCAACGTGCCCGGGCTGAAGCTGTTCGCCTTCGTGGCCGGGGCGGCGCTGGCCGCGCTCGGCGGCGGCCTGATGGGCCTGGCCGGGCGCGCCTTCGACCCGGCCTCGTTCGATCCGGTGCGCGGGCTGCTCTGGTTCGCCGCGGTGGTGGTGGCCGGTGCGGACAGCGCGCTCGGCGCGGTGCTGGCCGCCGCGCTGCTGATCGGCCTGGACGCGGGCACGGTGGCCGGGGTGTCGGCCGTCGCGGTCGGCCTGCTGGCGGCGGCGATCGGCCGCCTGCCGGGCGGCCTCGCCGGCGCCGCCGCCCGCCTCTCCCGCCGCCACCCGGCGCGCCCGCCCGCCACGCTGCCGCCGGGCCGCCTGAGCGCGACCGGCCGCCGGATCCGCACCCTGATCACGGCCCGGCAGGCCGCCGCCCGGGGCGAGGAGGCCCGACCGTGA
- a CDS encoding NADP-dependent oxidoreductase has translation MTKAIAFSAFGGADVLHPIEIDLPAPGPGRIRIAVRAAGVNPVDHKLRSGAMEGLFPVTFPHVAGFEVAGVVEAVGEGVDEWAPGDEVFGSVRGGGYAEHAVVGAGDVARKPAGLSWEQAAGLPVAAETSWRALHLLGVERGQTLLVHGAAGGVGTILLQFARSRGIRVIGTASEANHPYLRELGAIPVTYGDGLAERVRAVAPEGVDRVLDAAGQGDVLPLSIELADGPEQVLTIADHEGSAEYGVRFSAGSDTVHHHGPALAAVLALHEEGTLHLPLHQVFPLAEVDRAHRVSEQGHVRGKLVLTVG, from the coding sequence ATGACCAAGGCCATCGCCTTCTCCGCATTCGGCGGCGCGGACGTGCTGCACCCGATCGAGATCGACCTGCCCGCTCCCGGCCCCGGCCGGATCCGGATCGCCGTCCGGGCGGCGGGCGTGAACCCGGTGGACCACAAGCTGCGCAGCGGCGCGATGGAGGGCCTGTTCCCGGTGACCTTCCCGCACGTCGCCGGTTTCGAGGTGGCGGGCGTGGTGGAGGCCGTCGGCGAGGGGGTGGACGAGTGGGCGCCCGGGGACGAGGTGTTCGGCTCGGTCCGCGGCGGCGGCTACGCCGAACACGCCGTGGTGGGCGCCGGCGACGTGGCCCGCAAGCCGGCCGGGCTGAGCTGGGAACAGGCCGCGGGACTCCCGGTCGCGGCCGAGACGTCCTGGCGGGCGCTCCACCTGCTGGGCGTGGAGCGCGGCCAGACGCTGCTGGTGCACGGCGCGGCGGGCGGGGTGGGCACGATCCTGCTGCAGTTCGCCCGCTCGCGCGGGATCCGGGTGATCGGCACCGCGAGCGAGGCCAACCACCCGTACCTGCGCGAGCTGGGCGCGATCCCCGTGACGTACGGCGACGGTCTGGCCGAGCGGGTCCGGGCGGTGGCGCCGGAGGGGGTGGACCGGGTGCTGGACGCGGCCGGTCAGGGTGACGTCCTGCCGCTCTCGATCGAGCTGGCCGACGGACCGGAGCAGGTGCTGACCATCGCCGACCACGAGGGCTCGGCCGAGTACGGCGTGCGGTTCAGCGCCGGCTCGGACACCGTCCACCACCACGGCCCCGCGCTGGCCGCCGTGCTCGCGCTGCACGAGGAGGGCACGCTGCACCTCCCGCTGCACCAGGTGTTCCCGCTGGCGGAGGTGGACCGGGCGCACCGGGTGAGCGAGCAGGGGCACGTCCGGGGCAAGCTCGTCCTCACCGTCGGCTGA